One genomic window of Trichomycterus rosablanca isolate fTriRos1 chromosome 1, fTriRos1.hap1, whole genome shotgun sequence includes the following:
- the LOC134309798 gene encoding ras association domain-containing protein 8 has product MELKVWVDGVQRVVCGVTEATTCQEVVIALAQAIGRTGRYTLIEKWRDSERHLAPHESPVASLNTWGQYAGDVQFTLQRTGPSLTERPPSEGPPVHRGPERGLYRQSLPIMAKLRAQGERSLRRREPRRKSLTFTGTPRSLRDILNGTRIGDSDSKRCVVLLNNTQQGLGTSPRLPSRRLEELTRLIRLQRDSLAVLEHRTEACDAELQAWSGRRTCSEDSWVAMTEEIMCLEQQLSRNQVEVEEEEFWASELQIECESERQLEERLQEVCSRLQACEDELEQKMTCLHNIEVGLRSQLQQEQTRENQHWSEGEVKARLQTVKAELKAQAQHTAQLENSCRAVERSLSHSSKRLQDSQYELEQLTKELRQVNLQQFIQQTGTKVTVLPVEPSDVETSPAPQDSDFAAQTGSLKRPGSSHAVGVLHSLITSTLNPEGIYV; this is encoded by the exons ATGGAGCTAAAGGTCTGGGTGGATGGAGTGCAGCGCGTGGTCTGTGGAGTCACAGAGGCCACCACCTGTCAGGAAGTGGTCATCGCGCTGGCTCAGGCTATAG GTCGTACTGGGCGCTACACACTGATTGAAAAATGGAGAGATTCAGAGCGACACCTGGCTCCTCATGAGAGCCCCGTGGCCTCCTTAAACACTTGGGGCCAGTATGCTGGTGACGTCCAGTTTACTCTGCAACGCACAGGCCCTTCTCTCACCGAGCGCCCTCCATCTGAGGGTCCCCCTGTTCATCGGGGCCCCGAGCGTGGCCTTTACCGCCAGAGCCTTCCCATCATGGCCAAGCTTAGAGCCCAGGGCGAGCGATCGCTCCGGCGTCGTGAACCACGCCGTAAATCCCTCACCTTCACTGGGACTCCACGCAGCCTCAGAGACATTCTTAATGGCACCAGGATTGGAGACAGTGACTCCAAACGCTGTGTGGTTCTGTTGAATAATACCCAGCAAGGCCTGGGGACATCCCCAAGGCTTCCTTCACGCCGCCTGGAAGAGTTGACACGCCTCATCAGGCTGCAGAGAGATTCTCTAGCTGTTCTGGAGCACCGGACTGAGGCATGTGATGCAGAATTGCAGGCATGGAGCGGGAGGAGAACATGCAGCGAGGACTCATGGGTAGCCATGACCGAGGAGATCATGTGTCTGGAGCAGCAGCTGTCTAGGAACCAGGTAGAGGTGGAAGAGGAGGAGTTCTGGGCCAGTGAGCTGCAGATcgagtgtgagagtgagaggCAGCTGGAGGAGCGACTGCAGGAGGTTTGCTCTCGGCTTCAAGCCTGCGAGGATGAGCTGGAACAGAAGATGACCTGTCTGCACAATATAGAGGTAGGACTGAGGTCTCAGCTGCAACAGGAGCAGACGAGGGAGAACCAGCACTGGAGCGAGGGAGAAGTGAAGGCCAGGCTGCAGACAGTTAAGGCTGAACTCAAGGCTCAGGCGCAGCACACAGCACAGCTGGAAAACAGCTGCAGAGCTGTGGAGAGATCACTGAGCCACTCCAGTAAGAGACTACAG GACAGTCAGTATGAGTTGGAGCAACTGACCAAAGAGCTGAGGCAGGTGAATCTGCAACAGTTCATCCAGCAGACAGGCACTAAGGTGACTGTGCTGCCCGTGGAGCCCAGTGATGTGGAGACCAGCCCTGCTCCTCAGGACTCAG